In Aristaeella hokkaidonensis, the following are encoded in one genomic region:
- a CDS encoding MFS transporter: protein MQKKNIPLLCVITFLQGMVFYASVATLYREAAGLSMLQIGTIEAVNLALSMALEVPWGWLADRIGYRRTMIACNVLFLVTKVIFWQAEGFAGFLAERVLLAVVLSGLSGVDSSMLYLSAPPEKNQKYEGWCQAVGEAGVLLSGLVYTVFLSGQYRAAALWTMIAYGLAAVLTFFLAEVKPEEECQQKRSMLALVKEHFRVPGMIQLVLCCTLAGETMQCMMVFFNQKLYVRCGMSDRMIGAAFLVMTLAGLCGPLSHRITKRLGQKRMGLGLLLTTALCAGALAVTTSGLLSVMLITVISAAGALISPLTGSMQNEMIKTPDRATAMSLNAIVGGSLAVPMELGLNGMADVSIPWTMVLCAVLCAVSAVLYSRTMKRSAVWNS, encoded by the coding sequence ATGCAAAAAAAGAATATTCCCCTGCTTTGCGTGATTACGTTCCTGCAGGGTATGGTGTTTTATGCTTCTGTTGCCACACTTTACCGGGAGGCGGCGGGGCTGAGTATGCTGCAGATCGGGACGATCGAGGCGGTCAACTTGGCGCTGAGCATGGCGCTGGAGGTACCCTGGGGCTGGCTGGCGGACCGGATCGGCTACCGGAGGACGATGATTGCCTGCAATGTCCTGTTCCTGGTGACCAAGGTTATCTTCTGGCAGGCGGAAGGATTCGCGGGCTTCCTGGCGGAGCGTGTGCTGCTGGCGGTGGTGCTCAGCGGATTGAGCGGCGTGGATTCCTCCATGCTGTATCTTTCCGCGCCTCCGGAGAAAAACCAGAAATACGAAGGATGGTGCCAGGCGGTGGGAGAGGCCGGCGTGCTGCTTTCAGGCCTGGTTTATACGGTGTTCCTCAGCGGGCAGTACCGTGCTGCCGCGCTGTGGACCATGATTGCTTACGGCCTGGCGGCGGTGCTGACTTTCTTCCTGGCGGAGGTGAAGCCGGAGGAAGAGTGTCAGCAGAAAAGGAGCATGCTGGCCTTGGTAAAAGAACATTTCCGGGTGCCGGGCATGATCCAGCTGGTGCTGTGCTGCACGCTTGCCGGGGAGACAATGCAGTGTATGATGGTTTTCTTTAATCAGAAGCTGTATGTGCGCTGCGGCATGAGTGACCGGATGATTGGCGCGGCGTTTCTTGTGATGACGCTGGCGGGCCTGTGCGGGCCGCTCAGCCACAGGATCACAAAGCGCCTGGGCCAGAAACGCATGGGCCTGGGACTTCTGCTGACGACAGCCCTTTGCGCGGGGGCACTGGCGGTGACGACCTCCGGACTTTTGTCCGTGATGCTGATTACGGTGATTTCCGCGGCGGGCGCGCTGATCAGCCCGCTGACCGGTTCTATGCAAAATGAAATGATCAAAACACCGGACCGGGCAACGGCCATGAGCCTGAACGCCATCGTGGGCGGCAGCCTGGCGGTGCCGATGGAGCTGGGCCTGAACGGAATGGCGGACGTAAGTATACCCTGGACGATGGTTCTGTGCGCCGTGCTCTGCGCGGTATCGGCGGTGTTGTACAGCAGAACGATGAAGCGTTCTGCTGTATGGAATTCATAA
- a CDS encoding DUF4177 domain-containing protein, producing MYEYYVEACNVREAEGLMNQLAAEGWRVITVTPDIARGHGVVITFERQKG from the coding sequence ATGTATGAGTATTATGTGGAGGCCTGCAACGTCAGGGAGGCCGAGGGCCTGATGAATCAGCTGGCTGCGGAAGGCTGGCGTGTCATCACCGTCACTCCCGATATCGCCAGGGGGCACGGTGTGGTCATCACTTTTGAACGCCAGAAGGGCTAA
- a CDS encoding peptide deformylase: MVREIIHDPIFLQRKSLNATAADLPIAEDLVDTLQANADRCVGLAANMIGKRKRIIAFCNGPLIMVMLNPKIINKDGEYETEEGCLSLDGVRKTKRYRSITVTWQDMDMNKRTGTLSGYAAQIVQHELDHCEGILI; this comes from the coding sequence ATGGTAAGGGAGATCATTCACGATCCGATTTTTCTGCAGCGCAAGTCTTTGAACGCGACAGCTGCGGATCTGCCGATCGCGGAAGATCTGGTGGACACGCTGCAGGCCAACGCGGATCGGTGCGTCGGGCTGGCGGCGAACATGATCGGAAAGCGGAAGCGGATCATTGCTTTCTGCAACGGCCCGCTGATCATGGTGATGCTGAATCCGAAGATCATCAACAAGGACGGGGAGTACGAGACGGAAGAAGGATGCCTGTCCCTGGACGGCGTCCGGAAGACCAAACGGTACAGAAGCATTACCGTCACCTGGCAGGATATGGACATGAACAAGCGGACCGGAACCCTGTCCGGTTATGCCGCCCAGATTGTCCAGCATGAGCTGGATCACTGCGAAGGAATCCTGATCTGA
- a CDS encoding RNA polymerase sigma factor → MRKETQVPGSMSEEELNRLVDAYSGILLGLCRLTLGDTAMAQDIVQETFLKAWQSGGFRRESEKAWLIRVAINLCHDYHRSRWWKHIDHKADLDEIQIAEPDPADREILAMVKELPFRERQIVILYYWNRMRTNEIAETLGISQASVSRSLEKARKLLKLELEGG, encoded by the coding sequence ATGCGAAAGGAGACCCAGGTACCGGGCTCCATGAGCGAAGAGGAACTGAACCGCCTGGTGGATGCCTATTCAGGTATATTGCTGGGTTTATGCCGCCTGACGCTGGGTGATACGGCGATGGCGCAGGATATAGTACAGGAAACTTTCCTCAAGGCATGGCAAAGCGGAGGATTCCGTCGGGAGAGTGAAAAAGCCTGGCTGATCCGCGTGGCCATAAACCTGTGCCACGACTATCACCGCAGCCGGTGGTGGAAGCATATAGACCACAAGGCGGATCTGGATGAAATCCAGATTGCGGAACCGGATCCTGCGGACCGGGAAATCCTCGCCATGGTGAAGGAACTCCCCTTCCGGGAACGGCAGATCGTGATTCTGTATTACTGGAACCGGATGAGAACGAATGAGATTGCGGAAACCCTGGGCATCAGCCAGGCCTCGGTCAGCCGGAGCCTGGAAAAGGCCAGGAAACTGCTGAAACTTGAACTGGAAGGAGGCTGA
- a CDS encoding MBL fold metallo-hydrolase, producing the protein MEKKIPYFMAEEIAEKSWMITNAFVENSYANCYLIEGEDYALLIDSILGMGNLKTFCETLTDKPIRVANTHSHSDHVGGNFHFDHCYMPDRDIASFQDCVGVKKEQVMEIAKKTALPEYRDLIEPDDNFVDWNAIKVYPIYDGDMFDLGGRIIEVVDVGGHTAGEVVFIDHKSRIAYSGDACNGNTLLEFPNSLPIISYLRNLLHLKEHQKEFDKMYGGHEIFDASIVDEAIETVAKVVAGTDDKCERPGMMGGTVFYAAEKVKDGYPRVDGKHFNMSYVPEKVAAPEETRQIIK; encoded by the coding sequence ATGGAGAAGAAGATTCCGTATTTCATGGCTGAGGAGATTGCCGAAAAGAGCTGGATGATCACCAACGCGTTTGTGGAGAACTCCTATGCCAACTGCTACCTGATCGAGGGCGAAGACTATGCCCTGCTCATCGATTCCATCCTCGGCATGGGCAACCTGAAGACCTTCTGCGAAACCCTGACGGACAAGCCCATCCGGGTAGCCAACACCCACAGCCATTCCGACCATGTGGGCGGCAATTTCCACTTCGACCACTGCTATATGCCGGACCGAGATATTGCTTCCTTCCAGGACTGCGTGGGCGTCAAAAAGGAACAGGTCATGGAAATCGCCAAAAAGACGGCCCTGCCGGAATACAGGGACCTGATCGAGCCCGACGATAATTTCGTTGACTGGAACGCCATCAAGGTCTACCCGATTTATGACGGGGACATGTTTGACCTGGGCGGCCGGATCATTGAGGTGGTGGACGTGGGCGGCCACACTGCCGGCGAAGTGGTATTCATTGACCACAAGTCCCGCATCGCCTATTCCGGCGACGCCTGCAACGGCAACACCCTGCTGGAGTTCCCGAATTCCCTGCCGATTATCTCCTACCTGCGGAACCTCCTGCACCTGAAAGAACACCAGAAGGAGTTCGACAAAATGTACGGCGGCCACGAGATCTTCGACGCCTCCATCGTGGATGAGGCCATCGAAACCGTGGCAAAGGTGGTGGCCGGCACGGACGATAAGTGCGAGCGTCCCGGTATGATGGGCGGTACCGTCTTCTATGCCGCCGAAAAAGTGAAGGACGGCTATCCCCGGGTGGACGGAAAGCACTTCAATATGAGCTATGTTCCCGAAAAGGTGGCTGCCCCGGAGGAGACAAGACAGATCATCAAATAA
- a CDS encoding VanW family protein, whose amino-acid sequence MKGQEQNRGRTQNPHAAGPSQGFVPPAAVHNVPQKESQWYNPARQQEPLSYYTQQNSQAQQMQQPSQGRHTQPAQPPQGYPQQQSRQGYSAPGQQQQPPRGYYAPPQQQQPPQGYYAPRQQQLPPRQNQYVPQQQAPQGYYPGQQGPAVPYARPQPPKPPKKPVKFLPIAILAVLIIVAAVLGANGIHTAREQAAEQAAIQQKADMIQAKVEPYRDRFCPGVYVNGIDLGGMTYEEAKSAVESGIQAQHADWKVTLTYGSNHADITASDLNFTVDVTGVLNEAMQQGHNGSDEQRYNDMLQLEQTPYRTSTARPSAGNTQRIDDLLAIIKSSIDRPAQDAYVTPDQENINAPFQFYDEVNGLTLNTAPIREWIFEKLSTMENGTYEIQPDQVQPSVRKADLMQKYSLRASATTKIHTSSTEDRNNNIRHALCDFVNGYKLAPGETFSFNTVVGYRTAERGFYPAQEIAYGNYVEGYGGGVCQASTTLYQAALCAGLQIVERKAHSEKVRYTELGLDATVYMEKGYKHNKDFRFKNNTDGDIYIFATVEKDPTEKKKNRLRTRVDIYGPYMGDVHYELQSTIIETLYAEPEYKKDKKHEYTTYPGELYLYSEGREGYKVNVYRTNTVNQQSEWLYTDTYEAKKAVYYEGV is encoded by the coding sequence ATGAAAGGCCAGGAACAGAACCGCGGGAGAACGCAGAACCCGCACGCCGCCGGTCCAAGCCAGGGGTTTGTTCCGCCTGCCGCTGTCCATAACGTCCCGCAGAAGGAATCCCAGTGGTACAATCCCGCCCGGCAGCAGGAACCGCTGTCCTATTACACCCAGCAGAATTCCCAGGCGCAACAGATGCAGCAACCCTCGCAGGGCCGCCATACTCAACCGGCGCAGCCCCCGCAGGGATATCCGCAGCAGCAGTCCCGGCAGGGTTATTCCGCCCCAGGGCAGCAGCAACAGCCGCCCCGGGGATACTATGCGCCTCCGCAACAGCAGCAACCCCCGCAGGGATACTACGCGCCCCGGCAGCAGCAACTGCCTCCGCGGCAGAATCAATACGTCCCTCAGCAGCAGGCTCCGCAGGGTTATTATCCCGGACAGCAGGGACCCGCTGTACCCTACGCCCGGCCCCAGCCGCCCAAGCCCCCGAAGAAGCCCGTCAAATTCCTGCCCATCGCGATCCTTGCGGTACTGATTATCGTGGCCGCCGTCCTGGGCGCCAACGGCATTCATACCGCCAGGGAACAGGCGGCCGAGCAGGCGGCTATACAGCAGAAGGCGGATATGATCCAGGCCAAGGTAGAACCCTACCGCGACCGTTTCTGCCCCGGGGTTTATGTGAACGGCATTGACCTGGGCGGCATGACCTATGAGGAAGCCAAGAGCGCCGTGGAGTCCGGCATCCAGGCCCAGCATGCCGACTGGAAAGTCACCCTGACCTACGGCAGCAATCACGCCGATATTACCGCGTCAGACCTGAACTTCACCGTGGACGTGACCGGCGTACTGAACGAGGCCATGCAACAGGGACACAACGGCAGCGATGAACAGCGGTATAACGACATGCTGCAGCTGGAGCAGACGCCCTACCGCACCTCCACCGCCCGGCCCTCCGCCGGCAACACCCAGCGGATCGACGACCTGCTGGCCATCATCAAAAGCTCCATTGACCGGCCGGCCCAGGACGCCTATGTGACCCCGGACCAGGAAAACATCAACGCGCCCTTCCAGTTCTATGACGAGGTGAACGGGCTGACCCTGAACACCGCCCCCATCCGGGAGTGGATCTTTGAAAAGCTTTCCACCATGGAAAACGGCACCTATGAGATTCAGCCCGATCAGGTGCAGCCCTCCGTCCGCAAGGCGGATCTCATGCAAAAGTATTCCCTCCGGGCCTCCGCCACCACGAAAATACATACCAGCTCCACTGAGGACCGGAACAACAATATCCGCCACGCCCTGTGCGACTTCGTGAACGGGTATAAACTTGCGCCGGGCGAAACCTTCAGTTTCAATACCGTCGTGGGATACCGGACGGCGGAACGGGGCTTCTATCCCGCGCAGGAAATCGCATACGGAAACTATGTGGAAGGTTACGGCGGCGGCGTCTGCCAGGCCAGCACCACCCTGTACCAGGCAGCCCTGTGCGCCGGCCTGCAGATTGTGGAACGCAAGGCGCATTCCGAAAAGGTCCGGTATACGGAGCTGGGCCTGGACGCCACGGTCTACATGGAGAAAGGTTACAAGCATAACAAGGACTTCCGGTTCAAGAACAACACAGATGGGGATATCTACATCTTCGCCACCGTGGAAAAAGACCCGACAGAAAAGAAAAAGAACCGCCTGCGGACACGGGTGGACATCTACGGTCCCTACATGGGCGACGTTCATTATGAGCTGCAGTCCACGATCATTGAAACCCTTTACGCCGAACCTGAGTATAAGAAGGACAAAAAGCACGAATACACCACTTATCCCGGTGAACTGTACCTGTATTCCGAAGGCCGCGAAGGCTACAAGGTGAACGTATACCGGACAAATACCGTCAACCAGCAGTCTGAATGGCTGTATACGGATACATATGAAGCGAAGAAAGCGGTCTACTACGAAGGCGTGTGA
- a CDS encoding AEC family transporter, with product MFLILIRQILQMFLLAGIGFLLFRCGRITREGSRTIGNILIYVSLPAVIINGFLVERTAEHVYGLLWSAATSFVLLLVSVLVSHFVFRKDPVGAFASSFANPGFFGIPLVIAALGEGAVFYAAPFIALLNIGQWTYGVSRLNGQPVLQGLQPKKLIRAPFVIALLVGVALFASRLPLPEIISGGLRTVAGLNTPLAMFTVGIYLAQTDIPGMLKRKSLGLISVVRLLAIPLIALLLLWLLPESMQEMRTVLLICAACPVGSNVAVYAQLYGKDYPYAVETVVFSTVFSLASIPLITYLSSLIW from the coding sequence ATGTTTTTGATTCTGATCAGACAGATCCTGCAGATGTTCCTGCTGGCGGGCATCGGGTTCCTGCTTTTCCGGTGCGGCAGGATCACCCGGGAAGGCAGCCGGACGATCGGGAATATCCTGATCTACGTCTCCCTGCCCGCGGTCATCATTAACGGATTTCTGGTGGAGCGGACGGCGGAGCATGTATACGGCCTCTTATGGAGCGCTGCAACGTCCTTTGTGCTGTTGCTCGTGTCTGTGCTGGTTTCCCATTTTGTATTCCGGAAGGACCCGGTCGGGGCCTTTGCTTCCTCCTTTGCGAATCCCGGCTTTTTCGGCATCCCCCTGGTGATTGCCGCCCTGGGGGAGGGTGCGGTGTTTTATGCCGCCCCGTTTATCGCGCTGCTGAATATCGGCCAGTGGACTTACGGGGTTTCCCGGCTGAACGGCCAGCCGGTGCTGCAGGGCCTGCAGCCGAAAAAGCTGATCCGGGCGCCTTTTGTGATCGCGCTGCTGGTTGGCGTCGCGCTGTTCGCGTCCCGGCTGCCCCTTCCAGAGATCATCAGCGGCGGACTGCGCACGGTGGCGGGGCTGAACACGCCCCTGGCCATGTTCACGGTGGGCATTTACCTGGCGCAGACGGATATCCCCGGGATGCTGAAGCGCAAATCCCTCGGGCTGATTTCTGTTGTCCGGCTGCTGGCAATTCCGCTGATCGCGCTGCTGCTTCTGTGGCTTCTGCCGGAAAGTATGCAGGAAATGAGAACTGTCCTGCTGATCTGTGCCGCCTGCCCGGTGGGCTCCAATGTGGCGGTGTATGCCCAGCTGTATGGAAAAGATTATCCTTACGCGGTGGAGACGGTGGTGTTTTCCACGGTGTTCTCGCTTGCTTCCATTCCGCTGATTACGTATCTGTCATCCCTGATCTGGTAG